The Bradyrhizobium barranii subsp. barranii genome segment TCGATCGCGGTTTCAGCTTCGGCCCGGTGTGGGGCCAGATAGATGTTCCGCAGGTCGTTCTTCATGGGGCCCTGCACGGATTTGGCGACCTTGTCGAGTACGTTGCTCACTTTATGGCACCAGCATCGTTGGTGCCGCGTGCCGGGAAAGGCCTCGTCCAGTGCCTTCCAGAAGCCGAGGGCGCCGTCGCCGATGGCGAGTTGCGGGGCAATCCGTAACCCGCGTTGCCGCAGGTCGATCAGGAGTTCGCGCCAGCTCTGCGCGCTCTCGCGCACGCCGACCTGGAAGCCGATCAGCTCCTTCTTGCCTTCCGGCGTGGTGCCAATCAGCACCAGCATGCATTCGCTGTGATCTTCCATGCGGGCCTGCAGGTACACGCCATCGGCCCAGATGTAGACATAGCGACGCGCCGACAGATCGCGTCTCTGCCAGCGTTCGTACTCGACCTGCCAATCGGCCTTCAGGCCGGCGATCACCGAAGGCGACAGGTTCGGCGCATCCTTGCCGAGCAGCGCCGAGAGCGCCTCCTGGAAGTCGCCGGTCGAGATGCCGCGCAAATAGAGGACCGGGATCAAGGCATCCAGGCTCTTCGTCCGCCGCGCCCATAGCGGCAGGATTGCCGAACTGAAGCGGAGGCGGTCGCCTGGCCCGCTCGCTCCGCGGTCGCGGACCTTGGGACGAGCGACCTCCACCGGACCGATGCCGGTCGCAATCTCGCGCACCGGACCGTGCCCATGTCGGACCAGGCGCGCTCGACCGTCGGGCAGCGTCAGATTGGCCTTGCTGGCCAGAAACGCGCCAACCTCGATCTCGATCGCCCTGGCAAGCAGGTCCCGCGCGCCGGCTCGAACGATATCGGTCAGTGGATCATCAACCGCGGACGGCTGACGGAAAGCAAGAACATTGGTAGTCTCGGTCATGGCGTATCGCTCTCCTCGAGAGGTTCTGGCAGGCTCGTCACCCGCCTCGATACGCCGCCTTCCTCACACCGTCATCACCCAGATTCCGCCATAGCTCTCGTAAATGCGGCCCCAACTTCTATGAGCCCGCAACCCCTAGCCGGGCGCCTACTGCTTAGCGAGGGGCTCAAGCACAGCACCGAGTTCTACGTGATCGAGAAGGACATCAGCGGCCGCGGCGCCGAGGAGCGTCGTCTCGTACGGCAACAGAAAGCCGGCTGCTTGCCGATATCTTCCAGAGGTGGCTTCACGCAAGGCTCGGCCCGATCAGCCGGGCGGCGAGCTTGCCCATCAAAAGCCGTTGTCATCCGGCGCCATACCGTCTCGCCAGGAACTCACATCGACCCCGTATTCGGTCTCGCTGAACGCCATGTTGAGCGGATCGTCCAGTGAAACCCGGATATCGCAATGGAAGGGAAACGATAGATCGGCCTCGGCTCCATCGCCGCGCCGCATGTCCGAATTTGATCCCCATTGCAAACCAACCGCGATCTTCCCGTGGCGCGGTATGTAATAAAGTGCGCGCCGATCGAGCGTACCGCTGTCGTGTCCACATAGACTGCATCGACGGAGTGATGGGTCGCCAGCTCGTCCACTTCCATGATCGTGTCGGTAATCAGCGCATCCACGGTCGTATTGTCGAGTTCGTCTTGGATGGCGTCCAAGATCGTCTTGCGGCATTCGTGATAGGTATCGAGGAAATTTCCAAGGGCCTCGATCCCGCCGGATGCTGCAGCGTCCTGCTCGTCGCGGCGCTCGATGATCGTGTCTTCACAGCCGTGGACGTGCTTGCTCAGATTGTCGACGGCCTTGGCTTCTGCCGGATCGGGGCGATATCGATTTGAAGTGCGTCCTTGACGAACTCGTCGCTCAAGCCGCCCTGAATCGCAAAGACGATCCGTTGGCCTCGGGTAGGAACGTTCCCTTCGCGCTCGGATACGAACCATTCCGATTGAACGACCTGATCGGCCGGGGCAAGCGTCCCCATCGTGTGTTCGAACAGGATCCGCATCGCGGTGCTGAAGAAATTGAGGCGCAGCGGGTTGTCGACATCGCCAAGGGCGTGTTGCGCCCCGGTGATCGTGGTTCGGGAGAAATCGTCGAGCGCTTTCGGCTTCAAGGCCGCAAGTTGCTCGTTCAGCCAAGGCGATGCCATCGTGGGGGCTTCCGCTGATGTCGCGGCGCCGGACCCGCCGCTCGTGCTTGTAGTCGAACTGCGGGACATGCGGCTCACGAACCCACCTTTACCATGAAACATCCGCACCAGCACAAGATCGTAAATTTGGAACGCAACGCTATTGAAGCGATTAAGCGTGGCGACACTCTCCGTGCCCGGATCATCGCCCTTGTCCGATCGGATCACCGCGTTCTGAAACTGCCGAACATCGGCATCCATTCTGGCTCGTCTCCGAAACCGGTGTAGCCGATCCTGTAGGTGCCGGCTACGCCATCAACCAGCGCCTTCGAGACTGCGCCGCTCTCTTTATCGCCGACATTCCTAAAGCGGGCGTGGCTGTCGGCACAACCGCGGTGCGAACAATGGCTCGCTCAGATCTAGGGTCTGTACCTAAATAGCGCCACGTGATTCTCTTGCCTACGTGTTGATTCGGGGGCGAGAGAATGCGCGCTGGTTTGTTTTGGCTGAACGACAGGCAATGGGCGCGTATCGAACCGCATCTGCCGAGGGGACTGACGGGGCCGGATCGGGACGACGACCGACGCATCGTCAGCGGCATCATTCACATGCTGCAATCGGGTGCACGATGGCGTGATTGTCCACGTGAATACGGCCCTTACACGACGATCTACAATCGCTTCAATCGCTGGGCCAAGCGAGGACGATGGTGCGCAATCTTCGAAGCGCTGGCCAAGCCTGGCGAAGACGGCGTCGTACTGTCGCTCGACTCGACCTCGATTAAAGCTCACCGGTGTGCCTCCGGCGGAAAAGGGGGGAGCACAATCAAGCAATCGGCCGCTCGCGCGGAGGCCGCACGACAAAAATCCATGCGCTGAGCGATCCGCTCTGCCGGCCGGTCGTCCTGCATCTGACTCCAGGCCAGGATGCCGATATCGCTGCGGCTCCCGATGTCCTGGCGCTCGCGCCACCCATGAGCGTGCTCCTCGCCGACAAAGGGTATGATGGCGACAAGCTTCGCGGCGAAATCATTCGTCGTGGCGCCAAGCCCGTAATCCCCAATAAATCTAACCGTGTCGTCATCCATCGCTTCAACAAACGCGCCTACAAAGGACGAAATGTCATCGAACGCTGCTTTTGCAGGCTCAAGGACTTCCGGCGCATCGCCACGCGATATGACAAGCTCGCCCGTAATTTTTTGGCCGCTGTTCATCTCGCCGCTCTCGTCGCATATTGGCTCAATTGAGTCTGGACCCTAGGTCATCAGTGAGCCGTCCGAGGGCAGCATTGAACTGCTCCCACAAGCGGAGCCATCGCTCCAATTTCGCCGCCTCATCAGGGGGCTGCTGCCTAAGTCCGTCGGCCCCGGCTGGCTAATCGCATCCCCGACCGATTCTTCGGGCCCGCCGCAAAGCACATGCCAATTGCTCAAGAGATAGCGTTCTTGCGTCGTGAGGTCGCGAACGGTAGGTCCCAGTGTGCCCGTGATCCGCTGCTTGAGATTGCCCACGCTGAGACCCGGCTGGACAAGACGTCGGGGCGCGCACGGAGTTCCGGTGTGAGGGCTGTAGCCGATCTCCAGGACATCGAGGTCGATCCCGTCGATCCTGTTCGGCAGTCTCTGGTCGACGGACAGACGCTGCTTCCGGTTCATATGAAGTCGAACCGACAGCCGGGCGGTACGCATGCCGTCCTTAAAGGCAAACCCGTAGTCGACCCTCGAAACACCATCGAGCGACCGAGGCAGGCCTCTTGGCCTTGTTCAACGCAATCGCAGCACGGGAAGGTGGCCAGCGCGCCATTGGCCGACGATCACTGCGAGCTGAACGGTATTGACCAGAGAAAGTCCGTTCGCAATCGTCCAGAGGCGTAGGCGCGATCGTTTTGAAGATCGGGCTTGCCGCGAAAGACTGGAAGGAACACCGGTCCGCCTTGGCCGTACCAATTTGACCTTCGAGCGGACCGTTGTGGCAGTTCACGTGCGGTTGCCCGATCCGCCATCCGGAAAACCGGCCTCAAGCTGTTATTCTGTGAGGACGGCGGCCTTAACGGATGTCCTGCTTCTTCTTTGCAACCAACCGCTACCAGATAAGGCAGGTATGACGTTTTAAAGGTTCTGGTACCCTCTTGGTCATCGAAAGCTCCAGCGAGCCACTCAGCCCGTAGCAATCCTTTCCGGGAGATATGGAATGCCTGAGATCGTAGGCGAAGACGGAAAACGCGAACGGCGAGCACGTGGAGGACCCGAACTGGCCGAGGCATCGCCCCCTGGAGCAGGTGGCACCACGGATCATGTTGGAGAAAAGACCTCAGCTGCATCGCGCATTTCATTCACGGTTCCGGAATGGCAAAAATCAATCGAGGCGACAAGAAACCTGTTCGCCGCGGCGCTCCGCGACGCGCTAAAGCTGACTGCTTCCTCTCTGCATGATCAGGCCACTTTTATGAAGACTCTTGCGGACTCCAAAACTCCCTCTGAGCTACTGAAGTGCAACCTGGATTATGCGGAGCAATCCTGGTCGAAATTGTTCGGCGAGGGCTCGAAGATGTTGGATCGTCTCAAGCAGAGCCAACGGTCTTCGGTAAGTTAAGAAATCGCCAAGCTTGAAATAGGCTGATGGCGCGATATTCTCTCCGGTGTGCGTTCGGGAGACCTGAGGAAGTCGGCCCGCGTTCAGACCATGCCTATTGCTAGTTTTGAACTCGACATGATCTTTTACTGGAATATAGCCATGGACTTGTAATTCTTGGGGTGTTCCCACGATTTTCTCTACCGTGTTCAGTAGTATCGCCCGTCTCGCCTGAAAACTCAAGTTGTGGAGCGCTGTCTGCGCTGCATCAGAGAATTGTTTGATCTCGTCGGCGCTCGGCATCTCGGTGACATAACTAGCGTTCGTTTGTTGTTGCGCACTCGCGATTGTGTTTTTCAACGACGTAAGTTTCTCCCGTAGCGGGGTCGTGTATTCTCTCAGCTGCTCGACCGTGAACAGGCCAGCGCCATACGCTTTGTTGTAGCGATCCTCCTGTACCTTCAATGCGGCTAATTCTTTTTTCGCAGCGGCAACATCGCCGGCAGATGACTTCACGTTCGCCCGGCGCGTCCCCAACCAGCGACTAGTCTGTTCCGAAAGCAATTCTTCCGAGCCCATCAAATCGGCAATCTTGTCCCAAACGAGCCTATCGGCGATACGCGCATTTATTCCCCGTTCTTTGCACGTTGCTGACAGAGGAAAGCTGAGCGCTCTATCGGTACAACGATAGTAGAGGTGCTTGCCTCGCAGCACACCTTCACCGGATCTGCTTCTCCCGCAGACGCATCCAATCTTGCCCGCAAGGAGTACTCATTCTTTCTGTTCCGTTGAGACAGCGCGAAGTTGGCGTCGAGTTGTGCGCGAGCGCGTTCAAAGAGCTTTTTATCTATGATCGCGGGCACCGGAATAATGAACCACTCTTCTCCTGGTCGCATTCGACGACTCGTCTTTTTTACTTTTCGATACGCGTCTTGTTTGATTGGGTGCTGAGGTGCCACAGCATATGATGCGCCCCAGTGGGCTTCGCCGATGTAGCCCTTAACCGCGCTGACGAGCGAAATCTCGGAGCGTTGTTAACTGGGTCTCGACGGTCCCCTCCTCCTCTTGTCGCGCAGTCGAGACCCTCGCGTATATTGCAATCAGCTTTGTGCTTGGTACCAATTCTTCGTGGTTCATACTCTCTATAGCGATAAGTTTACTCCCGACCCCCGGTATGAGTCGAGTCGGTTGGTGCAACGTGATGATGAACACATCCAACAACGGGGCGCATTCTCAGGACCTCCTCAAATAGAACATCAAAAGCGCTAGCTAACCGCATTTGGTGTCCAGCTGGTGGCTCGTCATGTAATTGATAGTGAACTTGAGGCATCGTCCTTGTTCTCATCCTCGCATCATGTACTTTCCAGCAGCTAAGATGCTAGGCGGCAAACAATGCCAAACACGCACATTCACCCACTATCCGTTTTGAGCTGGACTGCCGTACTTCTCACGAAGCGCCTCAGCTCGCGTAATGTGCTCGCAAATCATCCGCGAGGACCTTCTCGCCTTTGACGCAAGCTAGTAAATCGTACCCGTCGATTGAATGGCCGGCGTTATCTTGAATTGAGAGTAAGCGCGGTTTTCCGCGCACGTGTGGATGTCCCGGGTTCTGTTGAATTTCTGAAGAGGTCGGCGTTGCCCACCTTGAGCCGGTAGGCTCGGGGTGCTGATTCCACAAAGGAGAGCAACGCCATGACGAGAGATATCACACCGGCTGATTGGCCGGCGACCGGGGCTGTGGACGAAGTGACCTGCCACTGAATTTTCATCCAGCGGCAGTTAGAGTCTCGGAGTTTTGTACGCCAAGTGGCGCGGGTGGAGCAACGGACGAACGGCGGAGCTGGTCGGGGTTGCGCAGCCGATCGTCCGTTGCGGTGAGGTGGGCGGCATAGGCCGCGGGGGTCAGGTATTTCAGCGATGAGTGGGGGCACTGGAGATTGTAGAAGCCCTCGATGAAGGCGAAGATATCGCGCTGGGCTTCGGCCCGGGTCTCATATTGGCGATGATGAACGAGCTCGGTCTTCAGGGTATGGAAGAAGCTCTCCATCGGGGCATTGTCGTAGCAGTCGGCTTTGCGGCTCATTGATGCCGTGATGCCGTGATGCCGTGATGCCGGCGGCCGACAGGATCGCGCGATAGTCCTGTGAGGCGTACTGCACGCCGCGATCGGAGTGATGGATCAATCCGCCTTCCGGCTGCTGCTGCTGATTGCCATCTTCAAGGCGGACGAGGCGAGTTCGACCTGCATGTGATCCCGCATCGCCCAACCGACGATCTTGCGGCTGAAGAGGTCCATGATGGCCGCCAGGTAGAGCCAGCTGCGCGTTTCGCGGGATCGTGAGCGCGGATTTCAGGGGATCGTGAGCAGAGATTTCAGACGATCGTGAGCAACGATTTCGCGGGATCGTGAGCAAGGCTTTCGGAGCCTTGCAGCGCTTCGGCCGACAACTCAACCGGCTTAGGGATGACCTCGTGGTTAACGAGGAAGTCCAATGCCTACCCAGAGATTGTCGATGCGCCGGATCAAGGAAGTCCTTCGGTTAAAACATTTTCAAGGCCTGCCAGAGCGGGCCATCGCGCGGAGCGTGGGCGTCAGCAACGGCGTTGTGCACAGCTACCTGAGCCGCGCCCGCTCTGCTGGGTTGAGCTGGCCGCTTCCGGAGGGAATGACCGATGAAGACCTGGAGCTTTTGCTTTTCCCGGCCCCACGACCAGCGTCTCAGAGCCCGCAGCGGCCGGTGCCCGACTGGAGCTACATCGATAAAGAGCTCCGCCGGCGCAACGTAACCCGTCGCCTGCTCTGGGAGGAGTATCGCGCCGTTAATCCCGACGGTTTCGGGTACACGTGGTTCTGCACTACCTACGAGGCCTGGAAGGGGCGGGTCCGACCTTCGATGCGGCAGATTCATCTGGGCGGCGAGAAGGTGTTCGTGGATTTCGCCGGCGACACCATCGACATCGTCGATCCGCTGACCGGGGAAGTGCAGCCGATGAAGCTGTTCGTCGCGGCGATGGGCGCTTCGAACTACACCTACGCCGAGGCCTGCCCCAGCGAGAGCTTGGCCGACTGGATCCGGGCCCACGTCAACTTGTTCACGTTTTTGAGCGGAACGCCGACGTTCGTGGTCTGCGACAACCTCAAAGCCGCCGTCAGCAACCCCGACCGCTACGATCCCGGCCTCAATCGCACTTATGCCGAGATGGCGAGCCATTACGGCACGGCCATTCTCGCCGCACGGCCGCGGCGCCCAAAAGACAAGGCGAAGGTCGAGGTCGCGGTGCAAATCGCCCAGCGCTGGATTCTGGCCCGGCTGCGCAATCAGCGCTTCTTTTCCCGGGCCGAGCTCAACGCCGCCATCAAGACACTCGTCGACGAACTCAATGCTCGTCAAATGCGTGGCTTCGGCTCAAGCCGCGCCGAACTGTTTGCCGAACTCGACAAACCCAAGCTAACCCCGCTGCCAGATCAGCCTTATGCCTTCGCACGCTGGAAGCGCTGCCGCCTCGCTCCCGATTATCATGTCGAGGTCGACGGCCATTGGTACTCCGCGCCGTATCGTCTGATTGGCGAGCTGGTCGATGCCCGTATCGACGATCGGACGGTCGAGATCTTCCACAAGGGCCAGCGGATCGCCAGCCATGCCCGCGCGCCCAACCGACGCGGACACACCACCATCGCCGACCACATGCCCAGCGCCCATCGCCGCTACGGCAAATGGACCCCCGCCGCGGTGATCGCCGCCGGCGAGCGGATCGGTCCTTCGACAGCAGCGTTTTTCCAGGCCGTGATCGACGCCCGGCCCCATCCAGAACAAGGCTTTCGAACCTGCCTTGGCATTCTGGCGCTCGTCAAAAGCTACGGCGCCGAACGCCTCGACGCAGCCTGCCGGAGGGGCATCCTCATCAAGGCGCGCTCCGTCGCCTCGATTAGATCGATCCTCCAGAACGGCCTCGATCGCACGTTCTTCGACGAATCTTTCGAGCACCAGCCCCTGCGCCACGGCAACATCCGCGGACGCGACTACTTCCACTGAAGCAAGGAGAGACCCGGCATGCTTAACCACCCAACCCACGAACGGCTGATCGAGCTTGGCCTGACCGGAATGGCCAAGGCCTTCGAGGAGCAGCGCCGATCGCCCGATCTCGAAGCCCTGCCGTTCGAAGATCGCATCGGCCTGTTGGTCGACCGCGAAGCCGCCGAACGCGACACCAGGCGGCTCACCACGCGCCTCAAGATCGCCGCACTGCGCCAGACTGCTTGCGTCGAGGACGTCGATCTGCGCACCCCGCGGGGCATCGACCGCGCCGTTTTCGCCAAACTCGTCGAAGGTCGCTGGATCGATCGCCACGAGAATTTGCTCGTCACCGGGGCAACCGGCCTGGGCAAAAGTTGGTTAGCCTGCGCGCTCGGCCACAAGGCCTGCCGCGACAACCGATCAGTCCTCTATCATCGCGTTCCAAGGCTGTTCGAGGCGCTCGCGCTCGCGCGCGGAGACGGACGTTACGCTCGGCTCCTCAAAAGCCTCGGCCGCGCTCAGCTTCTGATTTTGGATGATTGGGGACTATCGGTGCTCACCGCCGCGGAACGCCGCGATCTGCTCGAAATCCTCGAGGACCGCCATGGCCGCGCATCCACCATCGTCACAAGTCAGCTCCCCGTGGACACCTGGCATGGAGCCATTGGGGACCCCACGGTCGCCGACGCCATTCTCGATCGCCTCGTCCACAACGCCCACCGCCTCCAGCTCACCGGAGAAAGCATGCGAAAACGCAGCGCCAAAACCATCACCCTTGACGGCCAACCAGAACACTGACTCTATCTCCCATCGGCCGTAGCGGGCTGCTCACGATCGTCTGAATTCAGTGCTCACG includes the following:
- a CDS encoding IS256 family transposase — encoded protein: MTETTNVLAFRQPSAVDDPLTDIVRAGARDLLARAIEIEVGAFLASKANLTLPDGRARLVRHGHGPVREIATGIGPVEVARPKVRDRGASGPGDRLRFSSAILPLWARRTKSLDALIPVLYLRGISTGDFQEALSALLGKDAPNLSPSVIAGLKADWQVEYERWQRRDLSARRYVYIWADGVYLQARMEDHSECMLVLIGTTPEGKKELIGFQVGVRESAQSWRELLIDLRQRGLRIAPQLAIGDGALGFWKALDEAFPGTRHQRCWCHKVSNVLDKVAKSVQGPMKNDLRNIYLAPHRAEAETAIDVFVEKYHVKYGRAVECLIKDRHALLAFFDFPAEHWIHLRSSNPIESVFATVRHRTVRTKGSLSQQTAKLMVFKLIDAASKTWRRLKSTNQLPKVIAGVKFIDGIEVIPNTESHAA
- a CDS encoding pPIWI-associating nuclease domain-containing protein, whose amino-acid sequence is MDADVRQFQNAVIRSDKGDDPGTESVATLNRFNSVAFQIYDLVLVRMFHGKGGFVSRMSRSSTTSTSGGSGAATSAEAPTMASPWLNEQLAALKPKALDDFSRTTITGAQHALGDVDNPLRLNFFSTAMRILFEHTMGTLAPADQVVQSEWFVSEREGNVPTRGQRIVFAIQGGLSDEFVKDALQIDIAPIRQKPRPSTI
- a CDS encoding IS5 family transposase (programmed frameshift), whose translation is MRAGLFWLNDRQWARIEPHLPRGLTGPDRDDDRRIVSGIIHMLQSGARWRDCPREYGPYTTIYNRFNRWAKRGRWCAIFEALAKPGEDGVVLSLDSTSIKAHRCASGGKGGSTNQAIGRSRGGRTTKIHALSDPLCRPVVLHLTPGQDADIAAAPDVLALAPPMSVLLADKGYDGDKLRGEIIRRGAKPVIPNKSNRVVIHRFNKRAYKGRNVIERCFCRLKDFRRIATRYDKLARNFLAAVHLAALVAYWLN
- a CDS encoding phasin family protein, which produces MPEIVGEDGKRERRARGGPELAEASPPGAGGTTDHVGEKTSAASRISFTVPEWQKSIEATRNLFAAALRDALKLTASSLHDQATFMKTLADSKTPSELLKCNLDYAEQSWSKLFGEGSKMLDRLKQSQRSSVS
- the istA gene encoding IS21-like element ISFK1 family transposase; its protein translation is MPTQRLSMRRIKEVLRLKHFQGLPERAIARSVGVSNGVVHSYLSRARSAGLSWPLPEGMTDEDLELLLFPAPRPASQSPQRPVPDWSYIDKELRRRNVTRRLLWEEYRAVNPDGFGYTWFCTTYEAWKGRVRPSMRQIHLGGEKVFVDFAGDTIDIVDPLTGEVQPMKLFVAAMGASNYTYAEACPSESLADWIRAHVNLFTFLSGTPTFVVCDNLKAAVSNPDRYDPGLNRTYAEMASHYGTAILAARPRRPKDKAKVEVAVQIAQRWILARLRNQRFFSRAELNAAIKTLVDELNARQMRGFGSSRAELFAELDKPKLTPLPDQPYAFARWKRCRLAPDYHVEVDGHWYSAPYRLIGELVDARIDDRTVEIFHKGQRIASHARAPNRRGHTTIADHMPSAHRRYGKWTPAAVIAAGERIGPSTAAFFQAVIDARPHPEQGFRTCLGILALVKSYGAERLDAACRRGILIKARSVASIRSILQNGLDRTFFDESFEHQPLRHGNIRGRDYFH
- the istB gene encoding IS21-like element ISFK1 family helper ATPase IstB, which translates into the protein MLNHPTHERLIELGLTGMAKAFEEQRRSPDLEALPFEDRIGLLVDREAAERDTRRLTTRLKIAALRQTACVEDVDLRTPRGIDRAVFAKLVEGRWIDRHENLLVTGATGLGKSWLACALGHKACRDNRSVLYHRVPRLFEALALARGDGRYARLLKSLGRAQLLILDDWGLSVLTAAERRDLLEILEDRHGRASTIVTSQLPVDTWHGAIGDPTVADAILDRLVHNAHRLQLTGESMRKRSAKTITLDGQPEH